In Amycolatopsis endophytica, the following are encoded in one genomic region:
- a CDS encoding DivIVA domain-containing protein, whose amino-acid sequence MSLTAEDVYRVEFDNAPIGRRGYAKHEVDEFVERIAKTLVGEDDLTAAEVHHVMFSKPLLGKRGYDERAVDEFLDEVEDEFARRGGRPYPVPEARAATQATAPRTPTSTDAPTPVTTD is encoded by the coding sequence ATGTCCCTTACCGCCGAAGACGTTTATCGAGTCGAGTTCGATAACGCCCCCATCGGCAGGCGCGGGTACGCCAAGCACGAGGTCGACGAGTTCGTCGAACGCATCGCCAAAACACTGGTGGGCGAGGACGACCTCACCGCGGCCGAGGTGCACCACGTGATGTTCAGCAAGCCCCTGCTCGGGAAGCGGGGCTACGACGAACGCGCGGTCGACGAGTTCCTCGACGAGGTGGAGGACGAGTTCGCCCGCCGTGGCGGCCGGCCCTACCCGGTGCCGGAGGCCCGCGCCGCCACCCAGGCGACCGCGCCGCGCACCCCCACTTCCACCGACGCGCCGACCCCCGTCACCACCGACTGA